GCAATGGCCAACACCAGAGCGACGGCTGCACGTTTCAGACTGTTTTCCCAGCGATGGAGAAAGCGCATGAAACCATTGCGTTGCAGGTGGTGTTCAAGACAGGGGCACAAGGTTGAGTCCTGCAGGTCACACCGTCCGCCGTCCGGCAGATAGAGCGTTCTCGGCATTTGTCCCAAAGGCGCAGAAAGCCGTAGAGTGTTGAGTGGATAGCGTTGCTCAAAGGCGTGACCTTTGATCGTCAACCATTGTTCTTCAACAGTGAGTTCAACTTCACGGCTTAGTGCCGTATGACCGTCAAAATAAGTTGCCTGACACGGTGTCATATTCCCATATCCAAATTAAAAATATCACCAATCTCTTCGCCCAGAGCACTGACTTCTTCGTTATTTCCGGCCATGAAATAGTCCAGTGGACCTTGGGCAACAAGGCTAAGGTTTTCCAGCCGGTAGCGCGTCAGGCGGATCGTTGCCCAAGGGGTCAGTAGCCCGGCACTCAGGCTGATTGCTATGAGGTTGCTGAAGAAAATCCATGCCATTTTACGTACCGATAAGGTGCTGTTGAAATAATGGCCGTCAAGATGGGTTCGGCTCCAGTTCAGATTGTGCAAACGGACATAAAGATACAAGCTTGAGCCGAGGCTAAAAAGAAAAAATGCCAGTGTGAATGCAATGGCAAAAAGCTCGGTCCGGCGGTGCTCACCAAGGGTCGATGCCACTCCGATAACCTCAGGAACATAAAAGACCATTGCGTAGATCACTGCAGCAATGATCATCAGGGTGAGAAGACTCAGGCCGAGTAACCGTAGAAAAATTTGATAATAGTCACTTACGGTTGCTTCAAAGGTAAATGGTGTCTGACCAAAGCGATTGTTTTCCATCAAAAAGCGTTTCTGCCGATAGAGAACATAAGGAGCCGCAAGGCCTAAAGTGGCCGTTGTCAGAATCGGTAACAAACCGAAGGTCATATATGCTTCGTGATAGTTGGGGACAAATGAAAAGCGCAGATTGCGGTGGCTGGTGTTGCGGTTGTTGAACATGCGCGAGCGGACAATCAACCAAGGCATGGCCATAAAAAAAATCAGCATAAAAAGCACTGACAGCAGTGGGTTGAACTGATTGACCAACGAGTAAGCGACAAACAGAATGACTCCGATGACAAAGCCCCGAAACAGGACCCAGGGATCGGCCAGATAATCAAAAGAATGTTCATCAAGCCGGGTATTGCCAAACAGATAGCGGCGCTTGCGTACTTTAGCCCATGGTGAGTAGAAACCCAAGGTGAGAAGTTTTAACAGGGTGTTGACGATCCAGATGCCGAAATATTCCGAAGGCTTTCCATGAAAAGTGAAAGGGATCTCACGGATTTCGGATGGCCCCATTGACGGTGCTTCTTGAGTCCTGTGTGGCGCAAAAGTGTGCCCACAGACAGGGCAGGTAATCAGGTAGCAACCATTTGGAATTATTGATTGTGATGTGTCTTTGCTGTAGCCACAGTGTGGGCAGTGGATCGTCGGCATCGTTTTCCTCGTCCTGGGGGGGAGACTGTAGAAAAGATCGTGAATACGCTATCATAAAAAATAGCCGCTGTCGATTCAATGAGGAAAAATTTACCATCAATTGTGTTTGCTTCGTGTCAGGAGGTTGACAGTCCGGTCGTGCTCATGATGATAATTGAGCGTTCGCTTTACAACTGCTCTTGAAACCCCACAGCTGGAGTGTTCCGGCTACCCCAGTGGAGGATCTGTGATTCGTGCGATAAAAAAGCGTCATGTTCTTCGTTTGGTGGAACTTTTTCTGGTGAGTCTGTTGTTTTTTCCGACCGGTTGTGCGGTCACGCCGGGAAAGGCACCCTCTCGTCCGGTGACAAAATCCGAAAGGGGGGATGCCGTTCGTCCGGTGAACTGGAGTGCGTTGCCCGGTTGGCAGGACGATGATCCATTGGCACTGCTCCAGACTTTTGTCGCCGGCTGTCAGTCTTTGAAATATCGATCCGGCTGGAAAGAGGTGTGTAGCAAGGCCGTCGAGATTCACACGCCGGCTGCGGCACGTTCGTTTTTCGAGCATGATTTCCAACCGTGGGCACTATTAAACGATGATGGTTCCGAGGACGGTTTGATTACCGGCTATTATGTACCCGATCTTGATGGCAGCCGTCAGTCCAGTTCGCAGTATCCGTATCCCGTTTATGCTCGGCCGGATGATCTGCTGGTCATTGATCTGTCGTCGGTTTATCCGGAGTTGGGCGATTACCGTCTGCGTGGGCGCATTGAGGGACAGCGCGTGGTGCCTTACTGGAATCGTGCGGAAATTGATGGCTTCAACCAGCCACTACATGGTCATGAGCTGTGCTGGGTGGGCGATCCGGTGGAACTGTTTTTTCTGCAGATCCAAGGCTCGGGGCGGATCAACCTCGATGATGGCACCCAGATCATGGTGAATTATGCCGACCAGAACGGTCATCCCTATCAATCCATCGGTGCGTTACTGCTTGAACGTGGTGAGATGACCCGTGATCAGATGTCGATGCAGAATATTGCTGCCTGGGGGCGGCAGCATCCATCATTGGTGCAGGATATGCTTAACGAAAATTCCAGCTATGTTTTTTTTCGTGAACTCGATGAGGGTGTGACCAGCCCGCCGGGTGCGCTTGGCATCCCGTTGACCGGACAACGGAGTCTGGCCGTTGACCCGCGCTATATTCCTTTGGGCGCTCCTGTCTATGTGGCGACCCGCTGGCCGGACCGTGATGAGCCTCTGCAGCGGGCCATGGTCGCTCAAGATACCGGTGGTGCCATCAAAGGCCGGGTGCGTGCTGATTTTTTCTGGGGGGTTGGCGATGACGCCGGAGAGATGGCTGGTCGGATGAAATATCCCGGACGCCTGTGGTTATTGCTGCCGCTGGGCATCGAGCCACCAGGGCGGTGAATTCTTAAAGCCTCAACGAGAAATGAAAAAGCCGTTGCAGAGTGCCTGCAACGGCTTTTGATCATTTAAAGCGGTTGTTTCAACGCGGCGCCGACTTAAGCATCAGCAATTTTCAGGACAATTTTACCGAAGTGTTTATCTTCTTCCATCATGCGATGGGCATCGACAATTTCATCGATGGTGAAGACTTTTTCAATGATCGGCACGATGTCGCGGTTGGCGAAATGGGGCAAAGCGCGTTTGGCAAATTCGCTGATGATCTCCCCTTTTTCCGATACCGGGCGGGAGCGCAGCACCGAGCCGATGATTTGCTGACGTTTGACCATCATCAGCGCCAGGTTCAGTTCCGCTTTGATACCGCTGATAATGCCGATGATCACCAGCTTGCCTTTATACGCCAGGGAATTCATGTTGGGTGCCAGGTACTTGGCTCCGACGTGGTCGAGGATGACGTCAACGCCTTTCTTGGCGGTGAATTCCTTCACCATATCGCTGAAGTCCGGGGTCTGGGTGTAATCAATGACCAGATCGACGCCCAGTTCTTTGACGCGCTCCAACTTTTCCGGGCTGGCTGTGACGATCAATTTAGCATTCGGAGTCAGGGCTTTGGCCAGTTGGATACCGGCGGTATTGACGCCGCCACCGCCGCCATGAAGGATGGCGGTCTGGCCATCTTGCAGGTCACCGATCATGAAGACGTTGAGGAAAGCGGTAATGTAACTTTCGCAGACACAGGCGGCTTCTTCAAAGCTCATGCTGTCGGGAATTGACATGACGTGATTGTCATAGGCCACGGCATACTCGGCATAGCCACCACCACCAACCAGAGCCATGACCCGGTCGCCGACCTGCCAGCCAGAGGCTTCACTACCCAGCTCTTCGATGACACCGGCCACTTCAAGGCCGAGAATCTCTGAATCACCCGGAGGGGGCGGATACTTACCGGCACGCTGCACCAGATCGGGACGGTTGATACTGGTCGCCACAACTTTGATCAAGACCTCTTTTGCCTTGGGAGACGGCTTGTCCACTTCGCCCACTTTAAGGACGTCAAGGCCGCCAAATTCGTCAAGCAGAACTGCTTTCATACGGGTATCTCCTTTAAAATGCATAGAAAAATCACTGCTGAACATATATCAGCATAGAATAAAACGCTGTGTTGATTATAGAGAATCCGTTATTTCATGCAACTGAAAACCGTATACAAAAGGGCGGTTTTCAGATTGAAATCAATGATTTTGCGTGGCGTCGGGGTTGCTGAAACGGTAGCCGCGGCCCCGAACGGTAAGAAAATAACGTGGATGGGATGGGCGTTCCTCAAAATATTTTCGCAGTCGAACAATAAAATTATCCAGAGTGCGTGTCTCGGTGTCCGGAGCCATGCCCCACACCGATTTGAGCAGAAAGGCCCGGGTCAGGACTTCATCTTCGTGGTCAATAAACAGACGGAGCATTTTCAGCTCCAGCTCTGTCAGTCTCTGTTCGCTTTGGCCAGTGTCATCGATCAGTTGTCCGCTGTCGAAATGAATGGTGTAACGTCCCAGTTGATAACCGGCAGACGGACTGACTGCGGGACGATACCAGGATTGGCGGCGCAGCATGCCGGCGACGCGCAGCAGCAGCTCATCAAGACTGAACGGCTTGCCCAGATAGTCATCGGCGCCTTCGCCAAGACCGGTGACCCGGTCCTGCTCGCGGTTCATGGCCGTCAGCATCAGCACCGGCAATTGCGGGCTGAGGCGACGAATATGGCGGCAAATTTCAAGGCCGTCGATTTTCCCCGGCAGCATACGATCAAGGATCGCCAGGGAGAAAACGCTTTTGTCCAGAAGTGACAACGCTTCTTCGCCGGTAACGGCATGGGTCACCTGATAGCCCTCCTGCTGCAGATTGAAAATCAGTCCTTGGGCAATATGTTGTTCATCCTCAACCAGCAGAATATGGGTGGTTTCGTCACTCATGCTTGCTCCTTGACCACTTCAGGCAGGATGATATGGAACGTACTGCCTTTGCCCGGTCCGGCGCTGTGCAGCATGATTTGCCCTTTGTGGCGCTTGACCAGAGCCCGGACGATGAACAACCCCAAACCTGAGCCTTTGACATGGCTGTCTTCCCGGTGCAGGCGGTAGAACAGGCGAAACACTTTGTGTTGTTCACTGGCCGTAATGCCGCGCCCCTGGTCACGGACCAGCAGATGACAACGCTGATGGGAGGCGTTAAGCTCCACCGTGATCCGTACCGGTGGGTCAGAATAAAGCACGGCGTTTTCCAGCAAGTTGCGCAGGACCATGGAGAATGAATCCGGCTCGATATTGGCGTGAATATCCGGAGCGATGTCACAGGTTAATTCTAAGGTGTCGTCCTGAGTGTTGCGCCACTGGCGCATATACTCGTTGAGAAACTCGGACAGATTGCATGGCCGCAACGTGAGCCGCCAGCGACTTTGTTCCAGGCGGTTGGCGGTGATCATTTTGTTGATCAGGTTATTCAACCGTTCCGTGTCGGCGAGCATGGTGTCGATGAAGCCATCGAGTTGCTCTGCCGGAGGATGATGACGGCGAATCGTTTCCAGATGCAGTTGCACGGACGCCACCGGCGATTTTAATTCGTGGGTGACCTGAGAGACGAAACTCTTCTGTTCGCGATTGAGTGCCAGCTGGCGGCGCCAGTAAAGGAAGATGACATAAACCCCGGCGAGGATGACGAACAGCAGCAATAAGCCTTCGGTCAGGATGACCCAGTCGATGCCGGGTTGCAGCAGCTCGGGGCTGTATTTTTCGGCAATGCTGCGCAGGCGGCGGTGGCTGCCGAGGAACCAGTAAATCCAGAAGACAACGACGGCGATCCAGGTGAACTGAATCGCGATAAAAGCCAGTAGAGGATTGATGGAGGGGCGTTGGAGCTTCATGTCATTGGTGTACCATTGTTATTTGAGCGAATACAAGCGCAAAGCGTGGGAGCTTTTACACAAGTATTACATTGGAAAAGGGCAGGCTTCTGCTAGCATGTCGCACTAAAGTTGGCGGAATAATAGATTAAAAATGTTTTAAAGCAAGAACGGGATACGATGATATGAAATCTCTGACCATTGGCAAACACACCGTTCCCTATCCCCTGATCCAGGGCGGCATGGGCGTGCGTATCTCTGTGGCTGGATTGGCAGGTGCTGTGGCCAAATGCGGTGGGATCGGCCTGATCGCCACAGCCGGACTGGCTCTTAACAGCAATTATACCGATAAAAAATACTTTGAGGCCGACCTTTTGGCCCTTAAGGAAGAAATTCGCAAGGCGTACGAAATTGCACCGGATGGCGTGATCGGCACCAATTGCATGGTCGCCGTCACAGATTATGACGACCTGGTACGCGCCAGTTGCGAGGCCGGAGCCAAAGTGATTGTCTCCGGGGCCGGACTGCCGCTCAATCTTCCGGGACTGACCGTTGATTATCCTGATGTTGCCCTGATCCCCATTGTCTCCTCCGTCAAGGCTGCCGAACTGATCGCCCGCAAGTGGCATAAAGGTTATAACCGTCTGCCTGATGCCGTGGTGGTGGAAGACCCGGATACCGCTGGCGGCCACCTGGGCGAGAAACTGGAAAATATCGGCAACGGTGATTACGACCAGTACGAGACCGTGCGCGGGGTTAAAGCCTATTTCAAAGAAAAATGGCAGGTTGATATGCCGATTATTGCCGCAGGCGGCATCTGGGACCGTGACGATCTCGAACGCGCCCTGGCGGAAGGTGCGGATGGGGTACAGATGGCGAGCCGTTTTGTCTGCACCGAAGAGTGCGACGCGGACCCGGCCTTCAAACAGGCGTATCTCGACTGCACTCAGGAAGATATCGGCCTGATCATGAGTCCGGCCGGTCTGCCGGGCCGTGCTCTGAAAAACAACATCGATCAGATTCGTGCCCATGATATTGACGGCAACATCAGCTGTCCATCCGGCTGTCTGAAAAAATGCGCCTACAAAAAGGACAAGGAACGCTTCTGTATCGTTCACGCCTTGGATCGCGCCCAACGCGGCGACCGCGAAACCGGCCTGATTTTTTGCGGCACCAACGCCTGGAAAGCACATAAGATGGAAACCGTGGCGGAGATCTTTGCCGAGTTGTTTGATTAATCTCAATCGCGACTGGAATAAGGCTCTTTTGCAAAGATTTGTTCAGCGCACCGTAAAAACGGTGCGCTGTTTCTTTTTGTCTGGACCGCTATGGTAAAATAACAGAATGTTGAAAAGTCCCATCCGGGGCCTTTCCAACGAAGCAAGCACTTGAAAACATATCCTTGATTTTGGTCGCCCGTCCATGGGCTTCACAGGCTGTTTTTCAACAGCCTGATAGAAGCTCTTGCCATGTGAAAGGAGCTTTACCATGCAACGACTTTCCCTCTTCGTGTTGGTGCTCGCTGTCCTTCTCGTTACAGTCAGCTCTCCCGCTTGGGCAAAAAAGGGCCACTCGCAACACCGTCCAGGCTATGGTGAGGTGGTTAAAGTGTTACCGCGTGGGCACCACAAGATTCATCACCATCACGACACCTATTTTTATCTCAACGGCATTTTTTATTCCCCCTTTGACAATTTCTACCGGGTGGTAGCCCCACCGGTTGGTCTGGTCGTCTCGACGTTGCCCTACGGTTATGTCGATGTGCGTTTCGATAACCGGGTTTATGCGCGTTATAACGATATCTATTATGAGCCGATTCCCCGAGGCTACCGTGTGGTCAAGGCTCCACCCAGCGCGCCACCGGCACCACAGCCGGATGTTTCGGCAGCTCCGGCGTCCGCTCTAGGAACTGTCATGGTTGCCGTGGAAGTCCTCAATGTGCGCAGTGGCCCGAGCCGTTTGCAGCCAGTGAGTGGTCATGTGGCTGCCGGTGATCGATTATACGTGCTGGCACAGGCGCCTGAATGGTATTATGTGCGTCTGCCAGATGGAGGTTTCGGATGGGTCTGGCGGCAGTTTGTGCGGGGTGAAGTGACGGCACCCTGATTGAGTGTTGCTAGATCGAAGGTGGCCCTGTTGGAGTTCATCTTTTGGCGAGCTGAGCTGCTAAATAACACGCGACTGTAGGGTGGGCACCGTCCCACCCGTTAGATCGGTGCCAAGGGAAAAAAAGAGAAAGACAAAAGCTCGTAATCAACGTTTTACGCCAGATCTGGTGATATGCACAATTCGCCGACCACAAGGGCGGCGAGCCGAATTCGTGAAGCAAAAGGGAAGAAGACACAGTGTAGGTTAAGCTAGGTCCAGGAGAAGTCCAGCCGGTTTTTGCATCCTTTTGGGCGGCCAGCCAAAAGGATGTCGCCTGTCGGGGCGAAACCCGACGGTTTTGACCTTGATCTTCGGATTGAAAAAAAAACAACGCATTGCTGCATTGCAGCTAAAGGAAAACCATGAAAAAGAGCAACATCACCCTCATCGGCATGCCCGGCGCCGGCAAAAGCACCATCGGCATCATCCTCGCCAAAAACCTCGGCATGGGCTATATCGATACCGATATCCTCATCCAGATCAATCAGCAAAAGACGCTGCAAGATATCCTCGACGAAACCGATTATCTCAACCTGCGGGCGATTGAAGAGCGGGAAATCCTCCGTCTCAACATCACCAACCAGATCATCGCCACCGGCGGCAGCGCCGTGTACAGTGAAAAGACCATGGCTCATCTCAAATCCATCTCCACCATCGTGTTTCTCGATGTGTCGTTCGATGAAATCTGTCGTCGAATTCATAACTTCGACACCCGCGGTATCGCCTGCGCCGAGAACCAGACGTTTGAAGATCTGTACCACGAGCGTTTACAGCTTTACCGCCGCTATGCCGAGGTGACCGTCGACGGTAATGTGATGGATCAGGACGAGATGGCTGAAACCATCGCAGAACTTGTCAGTCAGCGCGATCTGGGGTAGAATCGCGTTTCTTTGTAAACCCCTTGACCATCAGGAGAAAACCGCCGCATGGCTGATCAAGAAGAAAAGTTCATCCCCAAGTGGATTGCCTGGGAAACCACCCGGCGCTGTAATCTGAGCTGTGTCCATTGCCGTTGCTCCTCCGATATGGAATCCGCTTCCGGCGATTTTACCACCGAAGAGGCGTTTAAGCTGATTGACGACATCTGCGAAGTGTCCAAACCGGTCATGGTGTTGTCCGGTGGTGAGCCGCTGATGCGACCCGATATTTTTGAGATCGCCGAGTACGGCACCTCCAAAGGCCTGCGTATGTGCATGGCCACCAACGGCACCCTGATCACCGACGACGTGTGCGCCAAGATGAACAAGGCCGACATCAAAATGGTGTCCCTGTCTCTTGACGGTTCCACCGCCGAGATTCACGATGATTTTCGTCAATGTCCCGGTGCTTTTGAAGGGGTGAAACGCGCGGCGGAAACCCT
This is a stretch of genomic DNA from uncultured Desulfuromonas sp.. It encodes these proteins:
- a CDS encoding YjgN family protein yields the protein MGPSEIREIPFTFHGKPSEYFGIWIVNTLLKLLTLGFYSPWAKVRKRRYLFGNTRLDEHSFDYLADPWVLFRGFVIGVILFVAYSLVNQFNPLLSVLFMLIFFMAMPWLIVRSRMFNNRNTSHRNLRFSFVPNYHEAYMTFGLLPILTTATLGLAAPYVLYRQKRFLMENNRFGQTPFTFEATVSDYYQIFLRLLGLSLLTLMIIAAVIYAMVFYVPEVIGVASTLGEHRRTELFAIAFTLAFFLFSLGSSLYLYVRLHNLNWSRTHLDGHYFNSTLSVRKMAWIFFSNLIAISLSAGLLTPWATIRLTRYRLENLSLVAQGPLDYFMAGNNEEVSALGEEIGDIFNLDMGI
- a CDS encoding MltA domain-containing protein, translated to MIRAIKKRHVLRLVELFLVSLLFFPTGCAVTPGKAPSRPVTKSERGDAVRPVNWSALPGWQDDDPLALLQTFVAGCQSLKYRSGWKEVCSKAVEIHTPAAARSFFEHDFQPWALLNDDGSEDGLITGYYVPDLDGSRQSSSQYPYPVYARPDDLLVIDLSSVYPELGDYRLRGRIEGQRVVPYWNRAEIDGFNQPLHGHELCWVGDPVELFFLQIQGSGRINLDDGTQIMVNYADQNGHPYQSIGALLLERGEMTRDQMSMQNIAAWGRQHPSLVQDMLNENSSYVFFRELDEGVTSPPGALGIPLTGQRSLAVDPRYIPLGAPVYVATRWPDRDEPLQRAMVAQDTGGAIKGRVRADFFWGVGDDAGEMAGRMKYPGRLWLLLPLGIEPPGR
- a CDS encoding DUF6515 family protein — protein: MQRLSLFVLVLAVLLVTVSSPAWAKKGHSQHRPGYGEVVKVLPRGHHKIHHHHDTYFYLNGIFYSPFDNFYRVVAPPVGLVVSTLPYGYVDVRFDNRVYARYNDIYYEPIPRGYRVVKAPPSAPPAPQPDVSAAPASALGTVMVAVEVLNVRSGPSRLQPVSGHVAAGDRLYVLAQAPEWYYVRLPDGGFGWVWRQFVRGEVTAP
- a CDS encoding response regulator transcription factor codes for the protein MSDETTHILLVEDEQHIAQGLIFNLQQEGYQVTHAVTGEEALSLLDKSVFSLAILDRMLPGKIDGLEICRHIRRLSPQLPVLMLTAMNREQDRVTGLGEGADDYLGKPFSLDELLLRVAGMLRRQSWYRPAVSPSAGYQLGRYTIHFDSGQLIDDTGQSEQRLTELELKMLRLFIDHEDEVLTRAFLLKSVWGMAPDTETRTLDNFIVRLRKYFEERPSHPRYFLTVRGRGYRFSNPDATQNH
- a CDS encoding shikimate kinase is translated as MKKSNITLIGMPGAGKSTIGIILAKNLGMGYIDTDILIQINQQKTLQDILDETDYLNLRAIEEREILRLNITNQIIATGGSAVYSEKTMAHLKSISTIVFLDVSFDEICRRIHNFDTRGIACAENQTFEDLYHERLQLYRRYAEVTVDGNVMDQDEMAETIAELVSQRDLG
- a CDS encoding NAD(P)H-quinone oxidoreductase, with amino-acid sequence MKAVLLDEFGGLDVLKVGEVDKPSPKAKEVLIKVVATSINRPDLVQRAGKYPPPPGDSEILGLEVAGVIEELGSEASGWQVGDRVMALVGGGGYAEYAVAYDNHVMSIPDSMSFEEAACVCESYITAFLNVFMIGDLQDGQTAILHGGGGGVNTAGIQLAKALTPNAKLIVTASPEKLERVKELGVDLVIDYTQTPDFSDMVKEFTAKKGVDVILDHVGAKYLAPNMNSLAYKGKLVIIGIISGIKAELNLALMMVKRQQIIGSVLRSRPVSEKGEIISEFAKRALPHFANRDIVPIIEKVFTIDEIVDAHRMMEEDKHFGKIVLKIADA
- a CDS encoding nitronate monooxygenase family protein, whose amino-acid sequence is MKSLTIGKHTVPYPLIQGGMGVRISVAGLAGAVAKCGGIGLIATAGLALNSNYTDKKYFEADLLALKEEIRKAYEIAPDGVIGTNCMVAVTDYDDLVRASCEAGAKVIVSGAGLPLNLPGLTVDYPDVALIPIVSSVKAAELIARKWHKGYNRLPDAVVVEDPDTAGGHLGEKLENIGNGDYDQYETVRGVKAYFKEKWQVDMPIIAAGGIWDRDDLERALAEGADGVQMASRFVCTEECDADPAFKQAYLDCTQEDIGLIMSPAGLPGRALKNNIDQIRAHDIDGNISCPSGCLKKCAYKKDKERFCIVHALDRAQRGDRETGLIFCGTNAWKAHKMETVAEIFAELFD
- a CDS encoding HAMP domain-containing sensor histidine kinase; protein product: MKLQRPSINPLLAFIAIQFTWIAVVVFWIYWFLGSHRRLRSIAEKYSPELLQPGIDWVILTEGLLLLFVILAGVYVIFLYWRRQLALNREQKSFVSQVTHELKSPVASVQLHLETIRRHHPPAEQLDGFIDTMLADTERLNNLINKMITANRLEQSRWRLTLRPCNLSEFLNEYMRQWRNTQDDTLELTCDIAPDIHANIEPDSFSMVLRNLLENAVLYSDPPVRITVELNASHQRCHLLVRDQGRGITASEQHKVFRLFYRLHREDSHVKGSGLGLFIVRALVKRHKGQIMLHSAGPGKGSTFHIILPEVVKEQA